One genomic window of Sesamum indicum cultivar Zhongzhi No. 13 unplaced genomic scaffold, S_indicum_v1.0 scaffold00191, whole genome shotgun sequence includes the following:
- the LOC105179708 gene encoding uncharacterized protein LOC105179708 isoform X1 — MTERRWSARRMAANARIAMVSLSHLAEKDYVSALIMTMIGKKIVMTGWILFPKLDLVRRLLMAKNARSFSVTAGPRMQEAFQPGATPAQPGKRHFLCYNMLASITTMEHDGYSHIEINFHDTSSGPRVPAITDYFGFTKASLNESGSVFANPCKGEKNMSTLMYWPFSSWADNSEWSMRLEGEEVRAIALGSAWVAAVTSLNFLRIFNEGGLQIDFHDTSSGPRVPAMTDYFGFSMASLNESGSVFANPCKGEKNMSTLMYWPFSSWADNSEWSMRLEGEEVRAIALGSAWIAAITSLNFLRIFTEGGLQVIMATNRGHTLDPALLRLGRLDRNIEFPLPHRCQKRLVSQIKRKLPKVNRALAARLLKEDEELNEI, encoded by the exons ATGACAGAGAGACGGTGGAGTGCCCGCAGGATGGCTGCGAACGCGAGGATAGCCATGGTGAGTTTGAGCCACCTAGCAGAAAAAGATTACGTAAGCGCTCTAATTATGACGATGATTGGGAAGAAGATTGTAATGACGGGCTGGATTCTTTTCCCAAAGCTGGATCTCGTAAGAAGGCTTCTTATGGCCAAGAATGCAAGAAGCTTTTCAGTAACTGCCGGGCCAAGAATGCAAGAAGCTTTTCAGCCTGGAGCTACTCCTGCACAGCCTGGAAAGAGGCACTTTCTGTGCTATAATATGCTTGCAAGTATAACCACAATGGAACATGATGGATATTCACATATAGAG ATAAATTTCCATGATACCAGCAGTGGTCCACGTGTTCCTGCAATAACTGACTATTTTGGCTTCACAAAAGCTTCTCTAAATGAGAGTGGGAGTGTATTTGCCAATCCATGTAAAG GCGAGAAGAATATGAGCACACTTATGTATTGGCCCTTCAGTAGCTGGGCAGATAACAGTGAG TGGTCTATGCGACTTGAAGGGGAAGAAGTTAGAGCAATAGCACTTGGAAGTGCTTGGGTTGCAGCTGTTACCAGCCTTAATTTTCTTCGTATCTTCAATGAGGGTGGTCTGCAG ATAGATTTCCATGATACCAGCAGTGGTCCACGTGTTCCTGCAATGACTGACTATTTTGGCTTCTCGATGGCTTCTCTAAATGAGAGTGGGAGTGTATTTGCCAATCCATGTAAAGGCGAGAAGAATATGAGCACACTTATGTATTGGCCCTTCAGTAGCTGGGCAGATAATAGTGAG TGGTCTATGCGACTTGAAGGGGAAGAAGTTAGAGCGATAGCACTTGGAAGTGCTTGGATTGCAGCCATTACCAGCCTTAATTTTCTTCGTATCTTCACTGAGGGTGGTCTGCAG GTTATCATGGCAACTAACCGAGGTCACACTTTGGACCCTGCCCTCCTACGTCTGGGAAGACTTGATCGTAATATTGAGTTCCCTTTGCCACATAGATGTCAGAAGAGGCTCGTCTCTCAG ATTAAGAGGAAGCTGCCGAAAGTTAATCGGGCTCTGGCTGCTCGACTTCTTAAGGAGGATGAAGAGCTGAATGAGATTTAG
- the LOC105179708 gene encoding uncharacterized protein LOC105179708 isoform X5, with protein MTERRWSARRMAANARIAMVSLSHLAEKDYVSALIMTMIGKKIVMTGWILFPKLDLVRRLLMAKNARSFSVTAGPRMQEAFQPGATPAQPGKRHFLCYNMLASITTMEHDGYSHIEINFHDTSSGPRVPAITDYFGFTKASLNESGSVFANPCKGEKNMSTLMYWPFSSWADNSEWSMRLEGEEVRAIALGSAWVAAVTSLNFLRIFNEGGLQIDFHDTSSGPRVPAMTDYFGFSMASLNESGSVFANPCKGEKNMSTLMYWPFSSWADNSEWSMRLEGEEVRAIALGSAWIAAITSLNFLRIFTEGGLQLI; from the exons ATGACAGAGAGACGGTGGAGTGCCCGCAGGATGGCTGCGAACGCGAGGATAGCCATGGTGAGTTTGAGCCACCTAGCAGAAAAAGATTACGTAAGCGCTCTAATTATGACGATGATTGGGAAGAAGATTGTAATGACGGGCTGGATTCTTTTCCCAAAGCTGGATCTCGTAAGAAGGCTTCTTATGGCCAAGAATGCAAGAAGCTTTTCAGTAACTGCCGGGCCAAGAATGCAAGAAGCTTTTCAGCCTGGAGCTACTCCTGCACAGCCTGGAAAGAGGCACTTTCTGTGCTATAATATGCTTGCAAGTATAACCACAATGGAACATGATGGATATTCACATATAGAG ATAAATTTCCATGATACCAGCAGTGGTCCACGTGTTCCTGCAATAACTGACTATTTTGGCTTCACAAAAGCTTCTCTAAATGAGAGTGGGAGTGTATTTGCCAATCCATGTAAAG GCGAGAAGAATATGAGCACACTTATGTATTGGCCCTTCAGTAGCTGGGCAGATAACAGTGAG TGGTCTATGCGACTTGAAGGGGAAGAAGTTAGAGCAATAGCACTTGGAAGTGCTTGGGTTGCAGCTGTTACCAGCCTTAATTTTCTTCGTATCTTCAATGAGGGTGGTCTGCAG ATAGATTTCCATGATACCAGCAGTGGTCCACGTGTTCCTGCAATGACTGACTATTTTGGCTTCTCGATGGCTTCTCTAAATGAGAGTGGGAGTGTATTTGCCAATCCATGTAAAGGCGAGAAGAATATGAGCACACTTATGTATTGGCCCTTCAGTAGCTGGGCAGATAATAGTGAG TGGTCTATGCGACTTGAAGGGGAAGAAGTTAGAGCGATAGCACTTGGAAGTGCTTGGATTGCAGCCATTACCAGCCTTAATTTTCTTCGTATCTTCACTGAGGGTGGTCTGCAG TTAATATGA
- the LOC105179708 gene encoding uncharacterized protein LOC105179708 isoform X3, which yields MTERRWSARRMAANARIAMVSLSHLAEKDYVSALIMTMIGKKIVMTGWILFPKLDLVRRLLMAKNARSFSVTAGPRMQEAFQPGATPAQPGKRHFLCYNMLASITTMEHDGYSHIEINFHDTSSGPRVPAITDYFGFTKASLNESGSVFANPCKGEKNMSTLMYWPFSSWADNSEWSMRLEGEEVRAIALGSAWVAAVTSLNFLRIFNEGGLQIDFHDTSSGPRVPAMTDYFGFSMASLNESGSVFANPCKGEKNMSTLMYWPFSSWADNSEWSMRLEGEEVRAIALGSAWIAAITSLNFLRIFTEGGLQVIMATNRGHTLDPALLRLGRLDRNIEFPLPHRCQKRLVSQI from the exons ATGACAGAGAGACGGTGGAGTGCCCGCAGGATGGCTGCGAACGCGAGGATAGCCATGGTGAGTTTGAGCCACCTAGCAGAAAAAGATTACGTAAGCGCTCTAATTATGACGATGATTGGGAAGAAGATTGTAATGACGGGCTGGATTCTTTTCCCAAAGCTGGATCTCGTAAGAAGGCTTCTTATGGCCAAGAATGCAAGAAGCTTTTCAGTAACTGCCGGGCCAAGAATGCAAGAAGCTTTTCAGCCTGGAGCTACTCCTGCACAGCCTGGAAAGAGGCACTTTCTGTGCTATAATATGCTTGCAAGTATAACCACAATGGAACATGATGGATATTCACATATAGAG ATAAATTTCCATGATACCAGCAGTGGTCCACGTGTTCCTGCAATAACTGACTATTTTGGCTTCACAAAAGCTTCTCTAAATGAGAGTGGGAGTGTATTTGCCAATCCATGTAAAG GCGAGAAGAATATGAGCACACTTATGTATTGGCCCTTCAGTAGCTGGGCAGATAACAGTGAG TGGTCTATGCGACTTGAAGGGGAAGAAGTTAGAGCAATAGCACTTGGAAGTGCTTGGGTTGCAGCTGTTACCAGCCTTAATTTTCTTCGTATCTTCAATGAGGGTGGTCTGCAG ATAGATTTCCATGATACCAGCAGTGGTCCACGTGTTCCTGCAATGACTGACTATTTTGGCTTCTCGATGGCTTCTCTAAATGAGAGTGGGAGTGTATTTGCCAATCCATGTAAAGGCGAGAAGAATATGAGCACACTTATGTATTGGCCCTTCAGTAGCTGGGCAGATAATAGTGAG TGGTCTATGCGACTTGAAGGGGAAGAAGTTAGAGCGATAGCACTTGGAAGTGCTTGGATTGCAGCCATTACCAGCCTTAATTTTCTTCGTATCTTCACTGAGGGTGGTCTGCAG GTTATCATGGCAACTAACCGAGGTCACACTTTGGACCCTGCCCTCCTACGTCTGGGAAGACTTGATCGTAATATTGAGTTCCCTTTGCCACATAGATGTCAGAAGAGGCTCGTCTCTCAG ATTTAG
- the LOC105179708 gene encoding uncharacterized protein LOC105179708 isoform X2 has product MTERRWSARRMAANARIAMVSLSHLAEKDYVSALIMTMIGKKIVMTGWILFPKLDLVRRLLMAKNARSFSVTAGPRMQEAFQPGATPAQPGKRHFLCYNMLASITTMEHDGYSHIEINFHDTSSGPRVPAITDYFGFTKASLNESGSVFANPCKGEKNMSTLMYWPFSSWADNSEWSMRLEGEEVRAIALGSAWVAAVTSLNFLRIFNEGGLQIDFHDTSSGPRVPAMTDYFGFSMASLNESGSVFANPCKGEKNMSTLMYWPFSSWADNSEWSMRLEGEEVRAIALGSAWIAAITSLNFLRIFTEGGLQVKTYACALSHVYTFRPTCRVLPACLREWLFKVSMSHPIPLTF; this is encoded by the exons ATGACAGAGAGACGGTGGAGTGCCCGCAGGATGGCTGCGAACGCGAGGATAGCCATGGTGAGTTTGAGCCACCTAGCAGAAAAAGATTACGTAAGCGCTCTAATTATGACGATGATTGGGAAGAAGATTGTAATGACGGGCTGGATTCTTTTCCCAAAGCTGGATCTCGTAAGAAGGCTTCTTATGGCCAAGAATGCAAGAAGCTTTTCAGTAACTGCCGGGCCAAGAATGCAAGAAGCTTTTCAGCCTGGAGCTACTCCTGCACAGCCTGGAAAGAGGCACTTTCTGTGCTATAATATGCTTGCAAGTATAACCACAATGGAACATGATGGATATTCACATATAGAG ATAAATTTCCATGATACCAGCAGTGGTCCACGTGTTCCTGCAATAACTGACTATTTTGGCTTCACAAAAGCTTCTCTAAATGAGAGTGGGAGTGTATTTGCCAATCCATGTAAAG GCGAGAAGAATATGAGCACACTTATGTATTGGCCCTTCAGTAGCTGGGCAGATAACAGTGAG TGGTCTATGCGACTTGAAGGGGAAGAAGTTAGAGCAATAGCACTTGGAAGTGCTTGGGTTGCAGCTGTTACCAGCCTTAATTTTCTTCGTATCTTCAATGAGGGTGGTCTGCAG ATAGATTTCCATGATACCAGCAGTGGTCCACGTGTTCCTGCAATGACTGACTATTTTGGCTTCTCGATGGCTTCTCTAAATGAGAGTGGGAGTGTATTTGCCAATCCATGTAAAGGCGAGAAGAATATGAGCACACTTATGTATTGGCCCTTCAGTAGCTGGGCAGATAATAGTGAG TGGTCTATGCGACTTGAAGGGGAAGAAGTTAGAGCGATAGCACTTGGAAGTGCTTGGATTGCAGCCATTACCAGCCTTAATTTTCTTCGTATCTTCACTGAGGGTGGTCTGCAG GTTAAAACATATGCCTGTGCGCTCAGTCATGTGTATACCTTCAGGCCAACATGTCGAGTATTGCCTGCGTGTCTGAGAGAGTGGTTATTCAAAGTATCCATGTCTCATCCTATACCATTAACATTCTAA
- the LOC105179708 gene encoding uncharacterized protein LOC105179708 isoform X4: MTERRWSARRMAANARIAMVSLSHLAEKDYVSALIMTMIGKKIVMTGWILFPKLDLVRRLLMAKNARSFSVTAGPRMQEAFQPGATPAQPGKRHFLCYNMLASITTMEHDGYSHIEINFHDTSSGPRVPAITDYFGFTKASLNESGSVFANPCKGEKNMSTLMYWPFSSWADNSEIDFHDTSSGPRVPAMTDYFGFSMASLNESGSVFANPCKGEKNMSTLMYWPFSSWADNSEWSMRLEGEEVRAIALGSAWIAAITSLNFLRIFTEGGLQVIMATNRGHTLDPALLRLGRLDRNIEFPLPHRCQKRLVSQIKRKLPKVNRALAARLLKEDEELNEI, encoded by the exons ATGACAGAGAGACGGTGGAGTGCCCGCAGGATGGCTGCGAACGCGAGGATAGCCATGGTGAGTTTGAGCCACCTAGCAGAAAAAGATTACGTAAGCGCTCTAATTATGACGATGATTGGGAAGAAGATTGTAATGACGGGCTGGATTCTTTTCCCAAAGCTGGATCTCGTAAGAAGGCTTCTTATGGCCAAGAATGCAAGAAGCTTTTCAGTAACTGCCGGGCCAAGAATGCAAGAAGCTTTTCAGCCTGGAGCTACTCCTGCACAGCCTGGAAAGAGGCACTTTCTGTGCTATAATATGCTTGCAAGTATAACCACAATGGAACATGATGGATATTCACATATAGAG ATAAATTTCCATGATACCAGCAGTGGTCCACGTGTTCCTGCAATAACTGACTATTTTGGCTTCACAAAAGCTTCTCTAAATGAGAGTGGGAGTGTATTTGCCAATCCATGTAAAG GCGAGAAGAATATGAGCACACTTATGTATTGGCCCTTCAGTAGCTGGGCAGATAACAGTGAG ATAGATTTCCATGATACCAGCAGTGGTCCACGTGTTCCTGCAATGACTGACTATTTTGGCTTCTCGATGGCTTCTCTAAATGAGAGTGGGAGTGTATTTGCCAATCCATGTAAAGGCGAGAAGAATATGAGCACACTTATGTATTGGCCCTTCAGTAGCTGGGCAGATAATAGTGAG TGGTCTATGCGACTTGAAGGGGAAGAAGTTAGAGCGATAGCACTTGGAAGTGCTTGGATTGCAGCCATTACCAGCCTTAATTTTCTTCGTATCTTCACTGAGGGTGGTCTGCAG GTTATCATGGCAACTAACCGAGGTCACACTTTGGACCCTGCCCTCCTACGTCTGGGAAGACTTGATCGTAATATTGAGTTCCCTTTGCCACATAGATGTCAGAAGAGGCTCGTCTCTCAG ATTAAGAGGAAGCTGCCGAAAGTTAATCGGGCTCTGGCTGCTCGACTTCTTAAGGAGGATGAAGAGCTGAATGAGATTTAG